A section of the Venturia canescens isolate UGA chromosome 11, ASM1945775v1, whole genome shotgun sequence genome encodes:
- the LOC122418395 gene encoding venom serine carboxypeptidase-like: MSFRVNLSGASILVILLVTSAKVSSRSHFPTSSNFGVEEPLHLTPLLEAGQAASARDAAKVTHRDFNFESYAGYFTVNKSFDSNLFFWHIAAEENPKSAPVILYLQGSLGVSSMLSLFTENGPIYIDEDDASVNIRRLSWHKTYHVIYIDSPVGSGFSYTNSEEGYSTNDDQVAANLREALIQFFQLNPQLRDNDFFLAGSNYAGKFIPALGHAIHLYNANAKSSSAINLKGIFIFNGYVDPVNQLVYSKPLLDEQLIEVECKSDFLEMEKDVRAFINANKHLQAYKATEAFQAKHSCSWGDDLLLNFPFNVLVSNGLSDNENLFKFLQRRDIQHSLHVGNRAFTAVSKPVRNHLEADITRSQAQTLATLLNYYRVLIVSSYGDTYCLPENIENYLSKLTWSRASEYKNSPIQESENYIEGKERLKRGGNLAYLWIEESDHWITDQNSDKVLIVLKKWTKDSFKK; this comes from the exons ATGAGTTTCCGTGTGAATCTCAGCGGGGCATCGATCCTCGTTATTCTCCTTGTAACATCCGCCAAAGTTTCGAGTCGTTCTCATTTCCCCACGAGTAGTAATTTTGGAGTCGAAGAACCACTTCATTTGACGCCCCTTCTCGAGGCCGGACAGGCCGCCTCCGCAAGGGACGCGGCCAAAGTTACTCATCGAGACTTTAACTTTGAAAGTTACGCCGGTTACTTTACGGTCAACAAGAGCTTCGATTCCAATTTGTTCTTCTGGCACATCGCTGCTGAG gAGAATCCGAAAAGCGCTCCGGTAATCCTGTACCTCCAGGGTAGTCTGGGCGTCAGTTCCATGCTCAGTTTATTCACGGAGAACGGTCCAATATACATAGATGAGGATGACGCCTCCGTAAATATTCGGCGGTTGTCCTGGCACAAAACGTATCACGTTATTTACATAGACAGCCCGGTCGGTTCCGGTTTCAGTTACACTAATTCCGAGGAGGGTTATTCGACGAACGACGATCAAGTCGCCGCCAACTTACGCGAAGCtttgattcaatttttccaactgAATCCCCAGCTCCGGGACAACGATTTCTTCTTGGCCGGCAGCAATTACGCCGGTAAATTTATTCCAGCCCTCGGCCACGCGATTCACTTGTACAACGCGAATGCGAAGTCTTCGAGCGCCATCAATTTGAAGGGAATTTTCATCTTCAATGGTTACGTAGATCCGGTTAACCAACTCGTTTACAGTAAGCCACTGTTGGATGAACAGCTCATCGAAGTCGAGTGCAAATCCGATTTTCTCGAGATGGAGAAAGACGTCAGAGCTTTCATAAACGCGAATAAACATCTTCAGGCTTACAAAGCCACCGAAGCGTTTCAAGCCAAGCACAGCTGCTCCTGGGGAGACGATCTCCTCCTTAATTTCCCCTTCAACGTCCTAGTGAGCAACGGATTATCGGATAACGAGAATTTATTCAAGTTCTTGCAACGCCGCGACATCCAACACAGCCTTCACGTCGGCAATCGTGCATTCACCGCAGTTTCTAAACCAGTAAGGAACCACCTCGAGGCCGACATAACCCGGTCCCAGGCCCAAACACTCGCTACCCTCCTCAATTACTATCGAGTTCTCATCGTTTCCTCTTACGGTGACACTTATTGCTTACCtgaaaacatcgaaaattatCTTTCCAAATTGACTTGGTCTCGCGCTAGCGAATAcaaaaattctccaattcaAGAATCCGAGAACTATAtcgaaggaaaagaaagactGAAAAGAGGCGGCAATTTAGCTTACCTTTGGATCGAGGAGTCTGATCATTGGATCACAGATCAGAATTcagataaagttttaattgtcttgaaaaaatggaCCAAGGATAGCTTTAAGAAATAA
- the LOC122417827 gene encoding vitellogenic carboxypeptidase-like, translated as MNTLISRKQHKEAFESAERFFKEAPMQNVINKFNVQNSYTFKFPWNSVPSDFKNLNEAISEFFNRSDVAKALHVGSKAFTQNSMELKNRLVHNITESHLSTVEKLLSQYRFLILTGKKDLSCPHEFVVSYLSTLSGDVGDAYRDTKRLDWRDEKDEVIGSIVKAGRLTEMLLDNSGHLISVDNEKNVVSVLEAFTEDSFGVNEEKPVSVVSCMKKEGRFCALYRSFVAPSKIFPFNSYAGYINVNEKFNSNLFFWYVVAKEKPHTAPVILCLHGVLGRSSLFKLFNANGPVTIRDGFVEESLSSWHKTNHVIYIDSPIGAGYSYTDSDEGYSTSDAQVAANLREALIQLFKLHPQLRKNGLFLVGDNYAGKFIPALGHSIHLYNEKAISSRKINFRGMLISNGYVNPLKQLNYTTPLSDDIITDECKSEFLTMEREVHDLINKDKHYEASEATLRFREKGVCDWGKDPMLDFPFTALGPKDESEYDRLIKFLNRTDIRRILHVGNRAFANFSQPVFDHLKNDITRSQAETLKVLLNHYRVLILSGRADSICPYTNVRGYLREIIPDFPNFADIKMTEKFTSKTECKLKKFGNLTLLELDRLGNWIFENNQDLSPEILNGFVAGSL; from the exons ATGAATACCTTAATCTCGAGGAAACAACACAAGGAGGCGTTTGAAAGTGCCGAGCGTTTCTTTAAGGAGGCACCGATGCAAAACGtcattaataaatttaatgtACAGAATTCGTACACCTTCAAGTTTCCCTGGAATTCCGTTCCATCCGATTTCAAAAACCTCAACGAAGCCATATCCGAGTTCTTCAATCGTTCCGACGTAGCTAAGGCCCTCCATGTCGGCAGCAAAGCCTTCACACAGAACTCCATGGAGTTGAAGAATCGCCTAGTCCACAACATAACCGAGTCTCACCTCTCTACTGTTGAAAAACTCCTTTCTCAGTATCGATTTCTCATCTTAACCGGTAAGAAGGACTTGAGTTGCCCTCATGAATTCGTCGTCTCTTATCTTTCGACGTTATCCGGGGACGTCGGGGACGCGTATCGAGATACAAAAAGGCTTGATTGGCGAGACGAAAAGGACGAAGTCATTGGCAGCATAGTGAAAGCGGGACGGCTCACTGAAATGCTTCTCGATAATTCTGGACACTTGATCTCCGttgataacgaaaaaaacgttgtcagTGTCCTAGAGGCATTCACCGAAGACTCGTTCGGAGTTAACGAGGAGAAACCAGTGTCCGTAGTATCTTGCATGAAAAAAGAAGGCCGTTTCTGTGCGCTTTACCGAAGCTTCGTCGCTCCATCGAAGATTTTCCCTTTCAACAGCTACGCTGGTTACATAAACgtcaacgaaaaattcaattccaatttgtttttttggtACGTCGTCGCTAAG GAGAAGCCGCATACTGCTCCAGTAATCCTGTGCCTCCACGGTGTATTGGGAAGAAGTTCGTTGTTCAAATTATTCAATGCCAATGGTCCGGTAACCATACGAGATGGTTTTGTCGAGGAGAGTTTGTCGTCGTGGCACAAAACGAATCACGTTATTTACATAGACAGTCCGATTGGTGCCGGTTACAGTTACACGGATTCCGATGAGGGTTATTCGACGAGCGATGCTCAAGTCGCCGCCAACTTACGCGAAGCTttgattcaacttttcaaactCCATCCACAGCTCCGGAAGAACGGTTTATTCTTGGTCGGTGACAATTACGCCGGTAAATTCATTCCAGCCCTCGGTCACTCGATTCACTTGTACAACGAGAAGGCGATATCgtcgagaaaaatcaattttagaGGGATGTTGATCTCGAATGGTTACGTAAATCCGTTGAAACAACTCAACTATACTACGCCTCTGTCGGATGATATCATCACTGACGAATGCAAATCCGAGTTTCTCACGATGGAGAGAGAAGTCCACGATTTGATAAACAAGGATAAACACTACGAGGCTTCCGAAGCCACCCTAAGATTTCGCGAAAAAGGCGTCTGCGACTGGGGGAAAGATCCCATGCTTGATTTTCCCTTCACCGCCCTTGGACCCAAGGATGAGTCGGAATACGATAGATTAATCAAGTTCTTGAACCGGACGGACATCCGTCGAATCCTCCACGTCGGCAATCGTGCCTTCGCAAATTTTTCTCAACCAGTATTCGATCACCTCAAGAATGACATTACTCGGTCCCAGGCTGAAACACTCAAAGTACTCCTCAATCATTACCGAGTCCTCATACTTTCTGGTCGGGCGGACTCCATTTGTCCATATACGAACGTCCGAGGTTACCTTCGTGAAATCATTCCGGATTTTCCGAATTTCGCTGATATAAAAATGACCGAGAAGTTTACATCTAAAACCGAgtgcaaattaaaaaaattcggcAATCTCACGTTGCTGGAGCTAGACAGACTTGGAAATTGGATCTTTGAGAACAATCAAGATTTGAGTCCCGAAATATTGAATGGTTTCGTCGCTGGATCGCTGTAG
- the LOC122418394 gene encoding venom serine carboxypeptidase-like: protein MGSGKSLGVILVLTILVVRVPIGSESSYSNSSWRGKRAASGGPLLLTPLIQAGKISEAKWRAYVYHPEMLKVKSYAGFFSVGADEDPNHLFFWYFPSKKDPVGAPVIAYIESAFGVSSLYTLFAQNGPFSVNSDGSSLELREESWNKKHHVIYMDSAVGSGFSYTEKDTGYPQTLKEVGNRVCKAVLQYFQMFPHLRENDFYLAGETFAGKLIPEVALCIQDYNFHEIEMETAAKKHSKYMLGFANDNKKIKLQGIVIANGYTHPETQLKYAQYFLDMKKIVLSEKTP, encoded by the exons ATGGGCTCGGGGAAGTCTTTGGGAGTGATATTGGTACTCACAATCCTTGTAGTCCGAGTACCGATTGGAAGCGAATCGAGTTATTCGAACTCGAGTTGGCGAGGGAAGCGTGCCGCCAGTGGAGGGCCGCTTCTCCTAACGCCTTTAATACAGGCTGGGAAAATCAGTGAGGCAAAATGGCGAGCTTACGTTTACCATCCGGAGATGCTGAAAGTCAAAAGCTACGCTGGTTTCTTCAGCGTCGGTGCTGATGAAGATCCAAATCATTTGTTCTTCTGGTATTTTCCTTCGAAG AAAGATCCGGTGGGCGCTCCGGTGATCGCGTACATCGAGTCTGCTTTTGGAGTGTCATCGCTCTACACTTTATTCGCCCAAAATGGTCCATTCTCGGTGAACTCGGATGGCAGCAGCTTGGAGCTGCGAGAAGAATCCTGGAACAAGAAACATCATGTGATTTACATGGACAGTGCGGTCGGATCGGGTTTCAGTTACACGGAGAAGGACACTGGTTATCCACAGACCCTGAAAGAAGTCGGGAACAGGGTTTGCAAAGCGGTGCTACAATATTTCCAAATGTTTCCTCACCTTcgagaaaacgatttttaccTGGCTGGTGAAACCTTCGCCGGTAAATTAATCCCCGAGGTAGCATTATGCATTCAGGACTACAATTtccatgaaattgaaatggAGACCGCAGCGAAGAAGCACTCGAAATATATGCTTGGATTTGCCaacgataacaaaaaaatcaaattgcaAGGAATAGTTATCGCTAACGGCTATACACATCCGGAGACTCAGCTTAAGTACGCCCAATACTTTTTGGATATGAAGAAAATTGTACTGTCTGAGAAAACACCT
- the LOC122417826 gene encoding uncharacterized protein produces the protein MLKVKSYAGFFSVGADEDPNHLFFWYFPSKKDPVGAPVIAYIESAFGESSLFTLFAQNGPFSVNSDGSSLALREESWNNEHNVIYLDNAVGSGFSYTEKDTGYPRTMEQVGNRLCEALQQFLKLFPKLRGNDFYLAGETFGGKLIPEVAFHIHMHNHRAIVEEKAFRNTQTVSLSQPIEDKKIKLQGIVIANGFTHPKTQLMYAQYFRDTFPYLKLSDNLTEWETEMAYFFERKRYNETYYTAERFLKDETMQNIIANFTTMDFPFNFPWNSVPSDFIKKPLSPSIFKFIQDPTVVRALHVGDRPFKRHDSVLKNNLVHNITESHLFKLETLLFMYRVLILTGKKDLSCPHKFVVSYLSMLSGDVGDAYRDTKRFNWRDDEGKVVGSIVKAEGLTEMLLDNSGHLISVGNEKLVLGILELFINGTLRVVDKPLSVSSALERGGHYCALHKSDVIQSMMFHFESYAGYVNVNEKFNSNLFFWHVVAKNNPHTAPIIVHLPGALGTSSMFKMFNANGPVFIDLSDGSVSGRLSSVSWHEKYHLIYIDSPVGAGYSYTDFDEGYSKKDADVANDLLTALTQFFKLHRQLRNNSLFLVGDNYAGKLIPALGHSIHSYNEKANSSTRMNLKGMLIASGYVNPLEQLVYGEQLRHDGIITDECESEFITMETEVHDFIKKNEHEEAFEATQKFREKHNCSWGDYKSLDFPFNAIGPWDLRGYKKLTEFLNRSYIRRILHVGNRTFEDFSKRAFDHLKGDITRSQAGTLEKLLNHYRVLILNGKENRICPYKNVQNYVSKLKWAGVDEYEASSLQKYDKSSYEGELKKGGNLSFLVVKKRVGNWILENNQDLSVEILNDFVAGSL, from the exons ATGCTGAAAGTGAAAAGCTACGCTGGTTTCTTCAGCGTCGGTGCTGATGAAGATCCAAATCATTTGTTCTTCTGGTATTTTCCTTCGAAG AAAGATCCGGTGGGCGCTCCGGTGATCGCGTACATCGAGTCTGCTTTTGGAGAGTCTTCCCTCTTCACTTTATTCGCCCAAAATGGTCCGTTCTCGGTGAACTCGGATGGCAGCAGCTTGGCGCTACGAGAAGAATCCTGGAACAACGAACACAATGTTATTTACTTGGACAATGCGGTCGGATCGGGTTTCAGTTACACGGAGAAGGACACCGGTTATCCACGGACTATGGAACAAGTCGGGAACAGGTTGTGCGAAGCTTTGCAGCAATTTTTAAAACTCTTCCCTAAACTTCGAGGTAACGATTTTTACCTGGCCGGTGAAACTTTCGGCGGCAAGTTAATCCCTGAGGTAGCATTTCACATCCACATGCACAATCACCGGGCAATCGTTGAAGAAAAGGCATTCAGGAATACTCAGACTGTATCACTTTCCCAACCGATCGAGGACAAGAAAATCAAACTGCAAGGAATAGTGATCGCTAATGGCTTCACACACCCAAAGACTCAGCTCATGTACGCCCAATACTTTAGAGATACGTTCCCATATCTTAAATTGTCAGATAACTTAACCGAGTGGGAAACCGAAATGGCGTACTTCTTCGAGAGGAAACGATACAACGAAACTTATTATACTGCCGAGAGATTCCTCAAGGATGAAACGATGCAAAATATCATTGCAAATTTTACAACAATGGATTTTCCCTTCAATTTTCCCTGGAACTCGGTTCCATccgatttcataaaaaagcCCCTCAGCCCTTCCATATTCAAGTTCATTCAAGATCCTACCGTAGTTCGGGCCCTCCACGTCGGTGACAGGCCCTTCAAACGGCATGATTCCGTCCTGAAGAATAATCTCGTCCACAACATAACCGAGTCCCACCTCTTCAAACTCGAGACTCTCCTCTTCATGTATCGAGTTCTCATCTTAACCGGTAAGAAGGACCTGAGTTGCCCTCATAAATTCGTCGTCTCTTACCTCTCGATGTTATCCGGGGACGTCGGGGACGCGTATCGAGATACAAAAAGGTTTAATTGGCGAGACGATGAGGGCAAAGTCGTTGGCAGCATAGTGAAAGCGGAAGGGCTAACTGAAATGCTTCTTGATAATTCTGGACACTTGATCTCCGTTGGTAACGAAAAATTAGTTCTCGGTATCCTGGAGTTGTTTATCAACGGTACGCTGAGAGTCGTCGACAAACCATTGTCCGTATCGTCTGCCCTAGAAAGGGGAGGACATTATTGCGCGCTTCACAAAAGCGACGTTATTCAATCGATGATGTTCCACTTTGAGAGCTACGCCGGTTACGTAAACgtcaacgaaaaattcaactcgaatttgtttttttggcACGTCGTCGCCAAG AATAATCCGCATACTGCTCCCATAATTGTCCACCTCCCAGGTGCACTGGGGACGAGCTCGATGTTCAAGATGTTCAACGCTAACGGTCCGGTATTCATCGACCTGAGTGATGGCTCTGTAAGTGGGAGGTTATCATCGGTGTCCTGGCACGAAAAATATCACCTTATTTACATAGACAGCCCGGTCGGTGCCGGCTACAGTTACACGGATTTCGACGAGGGTTATTCGAAGAAGGATGCTGACGTCGCCAACGACTTGCTCACAGCTTtgactcaatttttcaaactccatCGCCAGCTCCGGAACAACAGTTTATTCTTGGTCGGTGACAATTACGCCGGTAAATTAATTCCAGCCCTCGGCCATTCGATTCACTCGTACAATGAGAAGGCGAATTCGTCGACGAGGATGAATCTCAAAGGGATGCTGATCGCGAGTGGTTACGTAAATCCGTTGGAGCAGCTCGTCTACGGCGAGCAACTGCGGCACGACGGAATCATCACTGACGAGTGCGAATCGGAATTTATCACGATGGAGACGGAAGTCCACGATTTTATAAAGAAGAATGAACACGAGGAGGCTTTCGAAGCCACCCaaaaatttcgcgaaaaacACAACTGCAGCTGGGGGGACTACAAGTCCCTTGATTTTCCCTTCAACGCGATTGGGCCCTGGGACTTAAGGGGTTACAAGAAATTAACCGAGTTTTTAAACCGCTCATACATCCGTCGAATCCTTCACGTTGGCAATCGCACCttcgaagacttttctaaACGTGCATTCGATCACCTTAAGGGTGACATTACTCGGTCCCAGGCCGGAACACTCGAAAAACTCCTCAATCATTACCGAGTCCTCATACTCAATGGAAAGGAGAACCGGATATGTCCGTACAAGAACGTCCAAAATTACGTTTCCAAACTGAAGTGGGCTGGCGTTGACGAGTACGAAGCTTCCAGTCTGCAAAAATATGACAAGAGTTCGTACGAAggggaattaaaaaaaggtgGCAATCTCAGCTTCCTCGTGGTAAAAAAGCGAGTTGGAAATTGGATCCTAGAAAATAATCAAGATTTGAGTGTCGAAATATTGAATGATTTCGTCGCTGGGTCGCTGTAG
- the Ppt2 gene encoding lysosomal thioesterase PPT2 homolog isoform X2 produces MNFQIHPGTQVFNTPRYAGWSSLEPMWHQVEEIGSDVMAIAAAFPEGINLLGYSQGGLIARAILQRFPNHNVRNFISLSSPQAGQFGTKFLHLFFPDLVCETAYELFYSKIGQHTSVGNYWNDPDHQKLYFEYSKFLPFVNNEELSSNSTDFKAALTKLKRMVLIGGPDDDVITPWQSSQFGYFDYNKTVVEMKDREIYRKDAIGLQTLDKAGKLKLHTVPGIKHFQWHKNVSLVDLYILPYLD; encoded by the exons A TGAATTTTCAGATTCATCCAGGAACGCAAGTTTTTAATACTCCAAGATACGCAGGATGGAGCAGTTTAGAACCAATGTGGCATCAAGTAGAAGAAATAGGCTCAGACGTGATGGCGATAGCAGCAGCATTTCCAGAGGGAATAAATTTGTTGGGTTACAGTCAAGGCGGCTTGATAGCGAGAGCCATTTTGCAGAGATTTCCTAACCACAACGTGCGCAATTTTATTTCGCTGAGTTCTCCACAAGCAGGACAATTTGGCA CCAAATTTCTGCATTTATTCTTCCCGGATCTTGTCTGTGAAACAGCCTACGAactgttttattcaaaaatcggACAGCACACAAGTGTGGGGAATTATTGGAACGATCCTGACcatcaa AAACTCTACTTCGAGTACAGCAAGTTTTTACCATTCGTAAACAACGAGGAGCTCTCGTCAAACTCAACGGACTTCAAAGCGGCTCTGACCAAATTAAAGCGCATGGTTTTGATCGGTGGCCCGGATGACGACGTCATAACGCCCTGGCAGAGCAGCCAGTTTGGATATTTCGATTACAACAAAACGGTCGTCGAGATGAAAGATCGTGAGATTTATAGGAAAGATGCGATAGGCCTGCAGACCCTCGACAAAGCTGGAAAATTGAAGCTCCACACAGTGCCTGGAATCAAACATTTTCAATGGCACAAAAACGTCTCGCTCGTCGATTTATATATACTACCGTATCTCGATTGA
- the LOC122418396 gene encoding venom serine carboxypeptidase-like — MASRLVEDKIGKFRLQENSASAPVLLFLPGGPGLSMAMGLLMEHGPFSVALNGSLETRIASWNKKHNVIYIDSPVGTGWSFTDSEEAYARSQPQIGDELLQAMLQFFQLFPALRGNDFFVTGESYAGKFVPVLSSAIHVHNVDASEDKKINLKGMVIANGFTDPLNQLVYGEFLYALGLVDANGRDEFLALEQQTRDLILQDQHAAADVRRALHVGNNNFTFVSHQVRQYLEDDLTRSQVHLVASLLQDYRVLIYTGNLDVVCSSVSVQNYLGNLSWSGAQEFRTVRRQHWRTSDGELAGYVKKFGNLVEVTVRNAGHFPSLDQPERILELLEKFTGESL, encoded by the exons ATGGCTTCAAGGCTGGTCGAGgataaaattggaaaatttcgattgcaGGAGAATTCGGCGAGTGCGCCTGTCCTACTGTTTCTTCCAGGTGGCCCGGGGCTGAGTATGGCGATGGGTTTGCTAATGGAGCACGGTCCATTCTCGGTGGCATTGAACGGTAGTCTTGAGACGCGAATCGCTTCCTGGAACAAGAAGCACAACGTGATTTACATCGACAGTCCGGTGGGGACGGGTTGGAGTTTCACGGATTCGGAGGAGGCTTACGCGAGGTCCCAGCCCCAAATCGGCGACGAGTTGCTCCAAGCGATgttgcaattttttcagttGTTCCCAGCGCTTCGGGGAAACGATTTCTTCGTGACCGGTGAATCATACGCCGGTAAATTTGTTCCGGTGCTTTCCTCTGCGATCCACGTGCACAACGTTGATGCGAGCGAGGACAAGAAGATCAATTTAAAGGGAATGGTGATCGCGAACGGTTTCACGGACCCCTTGAACCAGCTCGTCTACGGCGAATTCCTCTACGCCCTCGGACTCGTCGACGCCAACGGTAGAGACGAGTTCCTCGCCCTGGAGCAACAAACCCGAGATTTAATCCTCCAGGACCAACACGCCGCG GCCGACGTACGTCGCGCCCTCCACGTCGGCAACAATAACTTTACGTTCGTGTCCCACCAAGTCAGGCAGTACCTCGAAGACGACCTTACGCGTTCTCAGGTCCACTTGGTCGCTTCCCTCCTCCAGGACTATCGAGTCCTCATTTATACCGGGAACCTCGACGTTGTTTGCAGTTCCGTCTCGGTCCAAAATTACCTCGGGAATTTGAGCTGGTCCGGTGCCCAGGAATTCAGAACTGTTCGGAGACAGCACTGGCGAACCAGCGATGGGGAACTCGCCGGCTACGTCAAAAAATTCGGCAACCTCGTCGAAGTCACCGTCAGAAATGCCGGACATTTTCCCTCTCTCGACCAACCGGAAAGGATTCTCGAACTCTTGGAGAAATTCACCGGGGAATCGCTCTGA
- the Ppt2 gene encoding lysosomal thioesterase PPT2 homolog isoform X1, giving the protein MYLKYCLLVILFEIFGGCESALPYRPVVVIHGVLTGSDSMEIISDRIQEIHPGTQVFNTPRYAGWSSLEPMWHQVEEIGSDVMAIAAAFPEGINLLGYSQGGLIARAILQRFPNHNVRNFISLSSPQAGQFGTKFLHLFFPDLVCETAYELFYSKIGQHTSVGNYWNDPDHQKLYFEYSKFLPFVNNEELSSNSTDFKAALTKLKRMVLIGGPDDDVITPWQSSQFGYFDYNKTVVEMKDREIYRKDAIGLQTLDKAGKLKLHTVPGIKHFQWHKNVSLVDLYILPYLD; this is encoded by the exons ATGTATCTAAAGTATTGTTTACTAGtaatattattcgaaatatttggaGGCTGCGAAAGCGCTTTACCGTACAGGCCCGTTGTTGTCATTCATGGGGTTCTCACGGGCAGTGACAGTATGGAAATAATAAGCGATCGCATTCAGGAA ATTCATCCAGGAACGCAAGTTTTTAATACTCCAAGATACGCAGGATGGAGCAGTTTAGAACCAATGTGGCATCAAGTAGAAGAAATAGGCTCAGACGTGATGGCGATAGCAGCAGCATTTCCAGAGGGAATAAATTTGTTGGGTTACAGTCAAGGCGGCTTGATAGCGAGAGCCATTTTGCAGAGATTTCCTAACCACAACGTGCGCAATTTTATTTCGCTGAGTTCTCCACAAGCAGGACAATTTGGCA CCAAATTTCTGCATTTATTCTTCCCGGATCTTGTCTGTGAAACAGCCTACGAactgttttattcaaaaatcggACAGCACACAAGTGTGGGGAATTATTGGAACGATCCTGACcatcaa AAACTCTACTTCGAGTACAGCAAGTTTTTACCATTCGTAAACAACGAGGAGCTCTCGTCAAACTCAACGGACTTCAAAGCGGCTCTGACCAAATTAAAGCGCATGGTTTTGATCGGTGGCCCGGATGACGACGTCATAACGCCCTGGCAGAGCAGCCAGTTTGGATATTTCGATTACAACAAAACGGTCGTCGAGATGAAAGATCGTGAGATTTATAGGAAAGATGCGATAGGCCTGCAGACCCTCGACAAAGCTGGAAAATTGAAGCTCCACACAGTGCCTGGAATCAAACATTTTCAATGGCACAAAAACGTCTCGCTCGTCGATTTATATATACTACCGTATCTCGATTGA